Below is a window of Cytophaga hutchinsonii ATCC 33406 DNA.
TGTTTGATAACCTGAAATTTATTCAGAATCAATTCAATGAAACCGATCAGGATTACCAGCGGATTACCGACATGGTGAATAAGGAAAAGCTTGTTATTACACCGCTTGCTTATATCAGGGGCCGAAGCTTATCCAACATTGTATTCATTGTGGATGAAGCACAGAATCTTACCCCGCATGAAGTAAAAACAATTATTTCACGTGCGGGTGAAAACTGCAAGATCATCTTTACCGGTGATATTTTCCAGATTGATACACCTTATCTTGATTCAGAATCAAATGGTCTCTCCTATTTAATTGACCGTTTGAAAAATCAGGACCTGTATGCACACATAACACTTGAAAAAGGTGAACGTTCGGAGCTGGCCAACCTGGCAAACGAATTGTTATAACGTTTACCCTATTTAAAAATAAATCCGGCCCATGGTTTCAACCATGGGCTTTTTTTATCTGATCATACCACGATTGAAATCATTGATACCCACGATTGAAATCACCCACGATTGAAATCGTGGGCTGGGGTGTACAAAATCGGGGTTGGAAAGCGCATGCTTTTTTGTAGTTTTGTGTATTCATTTACTTATACTATTCCTCTCAAAAATGGAAGCAGATAACCGTCCTTTCCTGAAACGATTAAAATATACCTTACTATTCTGGCTGGTAAAAACCTTGATTTTTGTTACCGAAAAATTACCCCGGCCGGTTGTATATTTTGTATACGGGGGGTTAGGAAGACTGGCCTATTACTTTGCCGGTGAACCAAGACGCAGAGCAATTAAAAATTTAACGATTGTTTTTGGCAAAGAAAAAACGCAGGAAGAGATAAAAGCCATTACAAAAAAAATGTTTATGAACTTAGGAAAAAACCTGGCAACTGTAATGCGGGTATTCCCAATGGAAAATTTAGATCAGTTCTATAAACAGGTAAGGATAATCGGCAAAGAAAATCTGGATGAAGCGTATGCAAAAGGCAAAGGAGTTGTATTACTTACAGCACATATCGGAGCCTTTGAAATTTTAGGAACGTTTATCGGTTTAAATTATAAATCGATTATGGTAGGTACAAAATTAAAAGATCCGCGGCTGGATGATTTAATTGTGCGTTCACGTTCTAAAGGCGGAAGCAAATACGTGCACCGCGGTGAAAACACCTTACAGCTTATGCGCAGCCTGAAAGAAGGCCGTGTCATGATTATATTAATTGATCAGGATACAAAAGTTAAAAGCCGCTTTGTTGATTTTATGGGCGTACCGGCAGCAACGCCTGTTGGCGCTACCATGATCGCACTTAAATCGGGTGCAGACATTGTACCTGTAATAGTTCAAATGGACGAACACGACAATCAAACCATCACCTGCATGCCTGCGCTGGAAGTAACCAGAAGCGGAGATCCGGAACAGGATTTATTGGATAATACCTTACGTATGAATCAGGCAGTTGATGCATTTATCCGAAAAGATCCTTCACAATGGGTCTGGATGCACGAACGTTTTAAAACAAAGCCTGGTGAAGAAATACAATAACCTGTAGTTTAACTCATCATTACATTGAAAATCTGAACCGGAAAAATCGGTTCAGATTTTTTTTGTGTTTTTTATTATTCAGTTTATATAGATAAAAAAAATACACACCGTTGATACATGCATTTTACATGCGCATCAATGATTATTTTTTATAGCTGTAAAATATGCTGTATATCCCTTTATTACTGATCATGCAGAAATACATATTACATTTCCTGTTCAACATCTTCCTTAAAATAATACCATTAAGCCTATCAAAATATGATTCAATTTCAAAAAACAGATTCAGCAAATTGTATCGTATTGATTTATAGAATTTCAATGAACATATCTGCGATTTGTATAAAAAAATCATTTTTTCATGTAACGAATAAAAATTACTCTACTGTAGATTTGAATCATAAACTAAACAAATCACAAAAATGAAAAAACAATTCTTACTACCGGCTGTATTATTAGTAGGCTTCGCAACAACTATTACTTCGTGTAAAAAAGATAATGATGATGCTGTAACTCCTTCAAAACAGGCATGTTCAGTAGAGTATATATTGAATGGA
It encodes the following:
- a CDS encoding lysophospholipid acyltransferase family protein encodes the protein MEADNRPFLKRLKYTLLFWLVKTLIFVTEKLPRPVVYFVYGGLGRLAYYFAGEPRRRAIKNLTIVFGKEKTQEEIKAITKKMFMNLGKNLATVMRVFPMENLDQFYKQVRIIGKENLDEAYAKGKGVVLLTAHIGAFEILGTFIGLNYKSIMVGTKLKDPRLDDLIVRSRSKGGSKYVHRGENTLQLMRSLKEGRVMIILIDQDTKVKSRFVDFMGVPAATPVGATMIALKSGADIVPVIVQMDEHDNQTITCMPALEVTRSGDPEQDLLDNTLRMNQAVDAFIRKDPSQWVWMHERFKTKPGEEIQ